A portion of the uncultured Draconibacterium sp. genome contains these proteins:
- a CDS encoding DUF4405 domain-containing protein has translation MNRIKLILNILILIVMLLLMDPRSFYGLEFHEWAGLIIGLFFILHKALNWSWIKKVTVCFFKSSPGRARLNYVLDVLLLAGMVLMILSGIAIARTIDFSWMNLGGSGMFWRVMHTSSSFITLALFGIHLGLHWKWVQLRFKFKKVKA, from the coding sequence ATGAATCGAATTAAGTTGATTTTAAACATTCTGATACTGATAGTAATGTTATTGTTAATGGATCCACGGTCGTTTTACGGGCTGGAATTCCACGAATGGGCCGGGCTGATAATTGGCTTGTTCTTCATTCTGCACAAAGCACTTAACTGGAGCTGGATAAAAAAAGTAACTGTTTGCTTTTTTAAAAGCTCACCGGGCCGTGCACGATTAAATTATGTACTTGACGTGCTTCTGCTCGCCGGGATGGTTTTAATGATATTGAGTGGAATTGCCATTGCCCGAACCATCGATTTTTCGTGGATGAATCTTGGAGGCTCAGGCATGTTTTGGCGGGTGATGCACACCAGCTCTTCGTTTATAACACTGGCGCTTTTTGGCATTCACCTGGGGCTTCACTGGAAATGGGTACAACTACGTTTTAAATTCAAAAAAGTAAAGGCATGA